The genomic interval TCTTCAACTCCCTATATAAAGCAGTCTTAGATGATATGAGGAGAGAACTTGGGGGTGAAAAGTCGATACAAATGTACACTAAAATGCCTCCAAAAAGTATATTTTTAGAGGCATTTTAATTTTAGAATGAGAAATGATTAATGCCTACATCCGTCTGAGACCACGGAATAATACCCGTTGACCTGCGAGACCTTGAGCAGGGAGTGGTTGAGGCTGAAAACCTTGGTTAACTACTACGTTTTCCGTGGTTTGTTGATAATAATGCTGGGGAACATCTATAACATTTTGGCGATTGATATTCACAATTGGATGAATAACAGGGACAAATCGTTGGGTGTAATAATCG from Desulfosporosinus sp. Sb-LF carries:
- a CDS encoding spore coat protein D; translation: MYGCVKPICCPPEYCVHDYYTQRFVPVIHPIVNINRQNVIDVPQHYYQQTTENVVVNQGFQPQPLPAQGLAGQRVLFRGLRRM